A stretch of DNA from Nitratireductor thuwali:
TCCGGCGTACCTTGAGAGTGCGCCGCCGCTGGCCGCACCTGAGGACTTGAGATCTCACGCCGGCCTTGCCTTTGGCAGTGGCGACGCCGAGCCCATGTGGCGCCTCACCGATGGTTCGGAGGGGATGTCCGCCGTCTCCTTCAAGCCGGTCCTGCACACCGATGACCTCATGACCCTCCTTTCGGCCGCAAAGGCCGGTCTCGGCATCGCTTCGCTCCCCGCCTTCATATGCCGGCGAGATCTCACCGCCGGCGCGCTTGAGCGCGTGCTGCCGAATTGGACAGAATGCGGAGTCAACATCACACTGCTCATGCCCTCGCGGCGCGACCTGCTGCCATCCGTCCGCGTCTTCGTGGATTTCCTCGCGGCCGAACTCCCCAGTGCAATGTCTGGCAAGCCTCCGCAGGGTGAGGAGGCCGCCTGGGCCCGGCACTGAGCATGGTCAGCGGCCGCACGCCGGCGCGCGCCGCCGGTCCCTTGCGCTTCATGAGCGGCGCTTGACGTGGCGATAGCCGCTGGCGAGGAAGGGCAGCATAGCCGCAGTGGCTGCCATCAAGGCGCCCATTGCGCAAAGTGCCGCAAAGCCACCGGCAAGGACGACCGGCCCGGCGAGAGCTGCACCCGTGCCAGCGGCCAGTCCCATGGCGACCTCGCCGATGCCCTCGGCGGACGGGCGGACCGAAGAGGGAACCGAGGTCACCAGAAGTGCGCTGCCGCCGACGATGCCGAGATTCCATCCCACTCCGAGCAGGAACAGCATGGCCGACATGGCAAGAACATCGTCCATGTCGAGCAGGATGCCCGTCACCATGGCGGCGGTGATGGAAAGGGCGCCCGCCCTGGCAACGGCCCATGCGCCGATGCGGTCGGCAAGCCAGCCCGACAGCGGCGAGGGGAGAAACATGCCGGCAACGTGGATGGCGACGACAAGACCGACGGTGTTCAGATCCGTGCCATGACGATCGAGCTGGATCGGCGCGATCGCCATGACGGCGACCATCACGAGGTTGACGATGGCGAGCAGGAGGAGGCAGGTCCATGCCGATCCCTGGCCGAGGCCGGAGACGATCTGCCTCGACGAGACGGCCTGCGCAGTACGCTGACCAAGGAGTGCAGCGCCGGCTTGCCCATGGGAGCGCGGTCGCAGGGAGGCCACGGCCAAGAGCAGCCCGGCAGCGGAAAAGCACAAGATCGCGACCAGATAAAGCCCGGTCAATGCCGGCAGGTTCAGGACCGTTGCGAGTTGGCTGCTGGGCCCCAGAAGGTTGGGGCTGGCGATGGCGCCAATGGAGGCGGCAAAAAGCACGGCTCCGATCGCCTTTCCCCGCACGGCCTCGCCGCCGATCTCGGCCGCCGCATAGCGCGCGAGGAAAACGGCGCTGTTGCCGCCGCCCAGGAGCAAGGAGCCGACGAGGAGAACAAAAAGGCTGCCCGTGACGGCTGCCAGGGCGACAATGGCTGCGCCGGCAATCCCCAGCAGATAGCCGATGGCCAGGCTCCGGCCGCGTCCGCTCCGGTGCGTCAAGACCGCCATGAGGATCGCGGAAAGCGCCTGGCCGATGATGAGGGCTCCGATCGGAAGTCCCGCCACGGCCTGTGTGCCCGTGATCTCGACGGCGAGAAGCCCGCCCGCCGTTCCTCCGGCCGCAAGGCCGGCGCTGCCGAAGGCGGTTGCGAGCGCCAGCACTGTGAGAGTCCGGCGCCGTTGGCCGCCCGCATGCGCGGCAGGTTCCGGCGGTGCCGAGGCGGTGGGATGCGGAGCTGTCATTCCGTCCGCCGGATCTTCAAACCCGAGCCTTCGTTGCATCGGCGCCCTTACGGTTCCGCTGGCCGAAGAAGCGCCAGCCCGCCCCAGAATCGGAACAGGATCGACAGAAGAATTCCCCCCATCGCGAACAATCCGGCAGCGGGCATCAGGAAGGTGCCGAAGGCGAGTGGGGTGAGGACGCTCATGGCGCCCGCAAGGATCGCGACGACGCCCAGTCCCGCCGGCAGCAGGCGGTGGGTCCATGAGCCGATGCCCGCAGCGATCATGGAAAGCCCCATGAAGAAAAGGCCGGCCCCCTGCGCGACATCCAGAAGCATCTTGAATCCCTTCCAGAGGACGGCGGCATCCGGTCTGCCTGCAAGGTCCTGAAACAAGGGCACGCCGCTATAAAAGCCGATGGGCACGATGGAATGGGCCGCGACGCCGACCAGGCCGAGATAGAGAACGGCGCCGCCCAGCGCTGGCGCCTTGCGGTCGAAGCGCTCCGCAAGGCCGGCGAAGAAGAGCGCCAGGAGCGCAAGGTTGAAGATGCCGAAGACGACGGCAAGGCGCAGGAAGTGGCCGCCTTCGCGCAGGATGCCGATGGCGCCGTCGAAGGAGGAAAACGCCTCGGCGGACCAGCCGCTGAGCATAAAAAATGCAGCCTCCCCAGCCAGTCCGATGCCCGAAAGAATGCCTGCCCATGCGCCAAGGCGTTCCCTGTCCATGTCCTGAACTCCCCATTCCAGTCGTATCGCCCGGCTATTCTAGTTTCAGGATCGCGGGCAGAATACGCGGCGCCATGAGACGCACCGTCCAGCGAGCGGGACGAGGATGCCCCTGCGATGGTCGTGGCGGGCTGGCGGCCGTGACGTGGGCAAAAGTACCCCGAACGGCCTGTTCACCAGTGCAGGAAGAATCGAGGCGGATAGCCGTCGGTGAACGGCGATCGCATGACAGAAGGCAGTCTCGCGTTCACCCATTTCGCCAGCGGCGACAGTCAATGCGGTTCCTTGCGATGTTAAATTTCTTGCTTGACGGCGCAAGCCGAATTTGATTAACATCGCAACTAAATCCTGTGCCTCCGAGTTTGGAAGCGGTATGCCGCATATACAGATCGAATACTCCGCCAATCTGGAGCAGACTGTCGATATCAGCGGCTTGTGCGAGGAAATCCGTGCCACGGCGGTGGCGATAGACATCTTTGTCATGGCGGGGGTCCGGGTTCGTGCGATGCGGGCGGACCATTGCGCAATCGCTGATGGCGACCCGAAGCATGGCTTCGTGGACATTTCGATCCGGCTGCGTGGCGGGCGCCCCGCGGTGCAAAGGCAGGATGCGACACAGCGGATATTCGACGCGGCGCGCGCCTTTCTGGAGCCCGCGATGGCGCGGCATTCCATCGCCCTGTCACTTGAAATGCGAGACATCGACCCGGAGCTGTCTCCCAAAGCCGGCACGATCCGCGATCACCTGGAGGCTTGAATGAGCGAACTTTCCGATAACCTGGAAAAACTGGATGGCTATCTGGCGCGCTTCAGGGAGACCGGGATCAAGAACCGGATCGCGGGCGAGGATCGCGGCGGCGCGAAGGGCGTGTTCCAGTCGATCTCGCCGGTGGACCGATCCGCCATCTGCGATGTGGCCCATGGCGCGGCGGATGACATCGACGCGGCGGCCAGGGCCGCCTCGGAGGCGTTCCCGGCCTGGCGCGACATGCCCGCGCTCGAGCGAAAGAAGATCCTGATCGACGTTGCCGAGGCAATCGAGGCGCGGGCGGAGGAAATCGCCCTGTGCGAGTGCTGGGATACCGGGCAGACCTTGCGTTTCATGTCCAAGGCGGCGCTGCGCGGGGCCGAGAATTTCCGCTTCTTCGCGGAAAAGGTGGTGCAGGCCCGCGATGGGCAGCATCTGAGGTCGCCCACCTTGATGAATGTCACGACCCGTGTTCCCATCGGCCCGGTCGGCGTCATCACGCCGTGGAACACGCCGTTCATGCTGTCCACCTGGAAGATCGCGCCGGCCCTGGCCGCGGGCTGCACCGTGGTGCACAAGCCGGCGGAGGATTCTCCGCTGAGCGCCCGTCTGCTGGTGGAGATCGCCGAAGAGGCGGGGCTGCCCAAAGGCGTGCTGAATACGGTCAACGGCTTTGGCCCGGATGCCGGCAAGGCGCTGTGCGAACATCCGCTGATCAAGGCAATCGCCTTTGTCGGGGAAAGCCGTACCGGCAGCATGATCGTCAAGCAGGGCGCCGATACCCATAAGCGCAATCACCTGGAACTGGG
This window harbors:
- a CDS encoding MFS transporter, translating into MLALATAFGSAGLAAGGTAGGLLAVEITGTQAVAGLPIGALIIGQALSAILMAVLTHRSGRGRSLAIGYLLGIAGAAIVALAAVTGSLFVLLVGSLLLGGGNSAVFLARYAAAEIGGEAVRGKAIGAVLFAASIGAIASPNLLGPSSQLATVLNLPALTGLYLVAILCFSAAGLLLAVASLRPRSHGQAGAALLGQRTAQAVSSRQIVSGLGQGSAWTCLLLLAIVNLVMVAVMAIAPIQLDRHGTDLNTVGLVVAIHVAGMFLPSPLSGWLADRIGAWAVARAGALSITAAMVTGILLDMDDVLAMSAMLFLLGVGWNLGIVGGSALLVTSVPSSVRPSAEGIGEVAMGLAAGTGAALAGPVVLAGGFAALCAMGALMAATAAMLPFLASGYRHVKRRS
- a CDS encoding 5-carboxymethyl-2-hydroxymuconate isomerase, which translates into the protein MPHIQIEYSANLEQTVDISGLCEEIRATAVAIDIFVMAGVRVRAMRADHCAIADGDPKHGFVDISIRLRGGRPAVQRQDATQRIFDAARAFLEPAMARHSIALSLEMRDIDPELSPKAGTIRDHLEA
- the hpaE gene encoding 5-carboxymethyl-2-hydroxymuconate semialdehyde dehydrogenase — translated: MSELSDNLEKLDGYLARFRETGIKNRIAGEDRGGAKGVFQSISPVDRSAICDVAHGAADDIDAAARAASEAFPAWRDMPALERKKILIDVAEAIEARAEEIALCECWDTGQTLRFMSKAALRGAENFRFFAEKVVQARDGQHLRSPTLMNVTTRVPIGPVGVITPWNTPFMLSTWKIAPALAAGCTVVHKPAEDSPLSARLLVEIAEEAGLPKGVLNTVNGFGPDAGKALCEHPLIKAIAFVGESRTGSMIVKQGADTHKRNHLELGGKNPVIVFEDADLDRALDAVIFMIYSINGERCTSSSRLLVQDTIREEFEAKLVERVNNIKVGHPLDPATEIGPLVTEDHYNKVTSYFDIAREDGATVAAGGVKAGDEGYFVRPTLFTNANNDMRIAREEIFGPVLTSIPFSTEEEALKIANDTQYGLTGYVWTNDLTRALRFTDRLEAGMIWVNSENVRHLPTPFGGVKASGIGRDGGDWSFEFYMEQKNIGFATGAHKIMRLGA